In Dermacentor silvarum isolate Dsil-2018 chromosome 2, BIME_Dsil_1.4, whole genome shotgun sequence, the following proteins share a genomic window:
- the LOC119442248 gene encoding homologous-pairing protein 2 homolog, translating into MSKSKEAAVEKAILDYVKAQNRPYSSNDIFNNLHKEHGKTAVVRALEQLAQDDKIKEKTYGKQKIYFANQDEFPDVAEAELSAMDQEISDLNAKHQELTRQLQSRESQLSALSQSLTTEQLNEKIASTLAEQDRLKARLDKLTSNTNFVEPEVKDRILKDNEKFVKEWRKRKRLANDMIDAILEGYPKGKKALIEETGVETDEDVNVSMPK; encoded by the coding sequence ATGAGCAAGTCTAAGGAAGCGGCGGTCGAAAAGGCAATTCTCGACTACGTCAAAGCTCAGAACCGGCCCTACAGCTCCAACGACATCTTTAACAACCTCCATAAAGAGCATGGAAAGACTGCCGTAGTGCGGGCGCTGGAGCAACTCGCGCAGGACGACAAGATCAAAGAGAAGACTTACGGAAAGCAGAAGATATACTTCGCCAACCAGGATGAATTCCCCGACGTTGCAGAGGCCGAGCTGTCCGCTATGGACCAAGAGATCAGCGACCTAAACGCTAAGCATCAAGAGCTGACGAGACAGCTGCAGTCCCGGGAGTCGCAGCTCAGTGCATTGAGTCAGAGCTTGACTACGGAACAACTCAACGAAAAGATCGCGTCCACCTTAGCAGAGCAAGACAGGCTGAAAGCGAGACTAGATAAGCTTACCTCCAATACGAACTTCGTCGAGCCGGAAGTGAAGGACCGCATTCTCAAAGACAACGAGAAGTTTGTGAAGGAATGGCGTAAGAGAAAGCGCTTGGCAAATGACATGATTGATGCCATTCTTGAAGGCTATCCTAAGGGGAAGAAAGCCCTCATCGAAGAAACTGGCGTCGAGACAGACGAGGACGTCAATGTGTCTATGCCAAAGTAG